In one Papio anubis isolate 15944 chromosome 11, Panubis1.0, whole genome shotgun sequence genomic region, the following are encoded:
- the IKZF5 gene encoding zinc finger protein Pegasus isoform X1 yields the protein MGEKKPEPLDFVKDFQEYLTQQTHHVNMISGSVSGDKEAEALQGAGTDGDQNGLDHPSVEVSLDENSGMLVDGFERTFDGKLKCRYCNYASKGTARLIEHIRIHTGEKPHRCHLCPFASAYERHLEAHMRSHTGEKPYKCELCSFRCSDRSNLSHHRRRKHKMVPIKGTRSSLSSKKMWGVLQKKTSNLGYSRRALINLSPPSMVVQKPDYLNDFTHEIPNIQTDSYESMAKTTPTGGLPRDPQELMVDNPLNQLSTLAGQLSSLPPENQNPASPDVVPCPDEKPFMIQQPSTQAVVSAVSASIPQSSSPTSPEPRPSHSQRNYSPVAGPSSEPSAHTSTPSIGNSQPSTPAPALPVQDPQLLHHCQHCDMYFADNILYTIHMGCHGYENPFQCNICGCKCKNKYDFACHFARGQHNQH from the exons ATGGGTGAAAAAAAACCAGAGCCTTTGGACTTCGTGAAAGATTTTCAGGAATACCTGACTCAGCAGACCCATCATGTGAACATGATTTCTGGATCAGTTAGTGGGGACAAAGAAGCAGAGGCTCTTCAGGGAG CTGGAACAGATGGTGATCAAAATGGACTTGATCACCCATCTGTTGAAGTTTCCCTGGATGAAAACTCAGGAATGTTAGTAGACGGGTTTGAAAGGACCTTTGATGGGAAGCTCAAGTGTCGGTACTGCAACTATGCCAGCAAAGGAACAGCCCGGCTTATTGAACACATCAGAATCCACACAG gtgAAAAACCTCATCGATGTCATCTTTGTCCATTTGCATCTGCTTATGAGCGTCATCTGGAAGCCCATATGCGTTcccatactggagaaaaaccataCAAATGCGAATTATGTTCCTTCCGCTGCAGTGATCGAAGTAACTTGTCCCATCACCGAAGGCGCAAGCATAAAATGGTACCAATTAAAGGTACTAGGTCTTCCTTAAGCAGCAAGAAAATGTGGGGGgttttacagaagaaaacaagCAATCTGGGCTATAGCAGAAGAGCACTAATCAACTTAAGTCCACCTTCCATGGTGGTTCAGAAACCAGACTACCTTAACGATTTTACCCACGAAATCCCAAATATCCAGACTGACTCCTATGAAAGTATGGCAAAAACCACACCAACTGGTGGCCTTCCAAGGGACCCCCAGGAACTCATGGTTGATAACCCTTTGAATCAGCTCTCTACTCTAGCAGGGCAGTTGTCCAGTTTGCCACCTGAAAATCAAAACCCTGCATCCCCTGATGTAGTTCCCTGCCCTGATGAAAAGCCTTTCATGATTCAGCAGCCCTCCACCCAAGCAGTAGTTTCTGCGGTATCAGCAAGTATTCCTCAGAGCTCCTCTCCCACAAGCCCAGAACCTCGGCCATCCCATAGTCAAAGGAACTATAGTCCAGTGGCAGGTCCAAGCAGTGAGCCAAGTGCCCACACGAGCACTCCCAGCATAGGAAACAGCCAGCCAagcaccccagccccagccctgccggtccaggaccctcagcttcTGCACCACTGCCAGCACTGTGATATGTACTTTGCAGACAACATCCTTTACACTATTCATATGGGATGTCATGGGTATGAAAATCCTTTTCAGTGTAATATATGTGGATGCAAATGTAAAAACAAGTATGATTTTGCCTGTCATTTTGCAAGAGGGCAGCATAACCAACATTGA
- the IKZF5 gene encoding zinc finger protein Pegasus isoform X2: MKKELTIFTYPRRENENRESGNLLELARAGTDGDQNGLDHPSVEVSLDENSGMLVDGFERTFDGKLKCRYCNYASKGTARLIEHIRIHTGEKPHRCHLCPFASAYERHLEAHMRSHTGEKPYKCELCSFRCSDRSNLSHHRRRKHKMVPIKGTRSSLSSKKMWGVLQKKTSNLGYSRRALINLSPPSMVVQKPDYLNDFTHEIPNIQTDSYESMAKTTPTGGLPRDPQELMVDNPLNQLSTLAGQLSSLPPENQNPASPDVVPCPDEKPFMIQQPSTQAVVSAVSASIPQSSSPTSPEPRPSHSQRNYSPVAGPSSEPSAHTSTPSIGNSQPSTPAPALPVQDPQLLHHCQHCDMYFADNILYTIHMGCHGYENPFQCNICGCKCKNKYDFACHFARGQHNQH; encoded by the exons atgaagaaagagctGACCATATTTACCTATCCAAGAAGAGAAAACGAAAATAGAGAAAGTGGTAACCTCCTTGAGCTTGCTAGAG CTGGAACAGATGGTGATCAAAATGGACTTGATCACCCATCTGTTGAAGTTTCCCTGGATGAAAACTCAGGAATGTTAGTAGACGGGTTTGAAAGGACCTTTGATGGGAAGCTCAAGTGTCGGTACTGCAACTATGCCAGCAAAGGAACAGCCCGGCTTATTGAACACATCAGAATCCACACAG gtgAAAAACCTCATCGATGTCATCTTTGTCCATTTGCATCTGCTTATGAGCGTCATCTGGAAGCCCATATGCGTTcccatactggagaaaaaccataCAAATGCGAATTATGTTCCTTCCGCTGCAGTGATCGAAGTAACTTGTCCCATCACCGAAGGCGCAAGCATAAAATGGTACCAATTAAAGGTACTAGGTCTTCCTTAAGCAGCAAGAAAATGTGGGGGgttttacagaagaaaacaagCAATCTGGGCTATAGCAGAAGAGCACTAATCAACTTAAGTCCACCTTCCATGGTGGTTCAGAAACCAGACTACCTTAACGATTTTACCCACGAAATCCCAAATATCCAGACTGACTCCTATGAAAGTATGGCAAAAACCACACCAACTGGTGGCCTTCCAAGGGACCCCCAGGAACTCATGGTTGATAACCCTTTGAATCAGCTCTCTACTCTAGCAGGGCAGTTGTCCAGTTTGCCACCTGAAAATCAAAACCCTGCATCCCCTGATGTAGTTCCCTGCCCTGATGAAAAGCCTTTCATGATTCAGCAGCCCTCCACCCAAGCAGTAGTTTCTGCGGTATCAGCAAGTATTCCTCAGAGCTCCTCTCCCACAAGCCCAGAACCTCGGCCATCCCATAGTCAAAGGAACTATAGTCCAGTGGCAGGTCCAAGCAGTGAGCCAAGTGCCCACACGAGCACTCCCAGCATAGGAAACAGCCAGCCAagcaccccagccccagccctgccggtccaggaccctcagcttcTGCACCACTGCCAGCACTGTGATATGTACTTTGCAGACAACATCCTTTACACTATTCATATGGGATGTCATGGGTATGAAAATCCTTTTCAGTGTAATATATGTGGATGCAAATGTAAAAACAAGTATGATTTTGCCTGTCATTTTGCAAGAGGGCAGCATAACCAACATTGA
- the IKZF5 gene encoding zinc finger protein Pegasus isoform X3: MQLSGAGTDGDQNGLDHPSVEVSLDENSGMLVDGFERTFDGKLKCRYCNYASKGTARLIEHIRIHTGEKPHRCHLCPFASAYERHLEAHMRSHTGEKPYKCELCSFRCSDRSNLSHHRRRKHKMVPIKGTRSSLSSKKMWGVLQKKTSNLGYSRRALINLSPPSMVVQKPDYLNDFTHEIPNIQTDSYESMAKTTPTGGLPRDPQELMVDNPLNQLSTLAGQLSSLPPENQNPASPDVVPCPDEKPFMIQQPSTQAVVSAVSASIPQSSSPTSPEPRPSHSQRNYSPVAGPSSEPSAHTSTPSIGNSQPSTPAPALPVQDPQLLHHCQHCDMYFADNILYTIHMGCHGYENPFQCNICGCKCKNKYDFACHFARGQHNQH, translated from the exons CTGGAACAGATGGTGATCAAAATGGACTTGATCACCCATCTGTTGAAGTTTCCCTGGATGAAAACTCAGGAATGTTAGTAGACGGGTTTGAAAGGACCTTTGATGGGAAGCTCAAGTGTCGGTACTGCAACTATGCCAGCAAAGGAACAGCCCGGCTTATTGAACACATCAGAATCCACACAG gtgAAAAACCTCATCGATGTCATCTTTGTCCATTTGCATCTGCTTATGAGCGTCATCTGGAAGCCCATATGCGTTcccatactggagaaaaaccataCAAATGCGAATTATGTTCCTTCCGCTGCAGTGATCGAAGTAACTTGTCCCATCACCGAAGGCGCAAGCATAAAATGGTACCAATTAAAGGTACTAGGTCTTCCTTAAGCAGCAAGAAAATGTGGGGGgttttacagaagaaaacaagCAATCTGGGCTATAGCAGAAGAGCACTAATCAACTTAAGTCCACCTTCCATGGTGGTTCAGAAACCAGACTACCTTAACGATTTTACCCACGAAATCCCAAATATCCAGACTGACTCCTATGAAAGTATGGCAAAAACCACACCAACTGGTGGCCTTCCAAGGGACCCCCAGGAACTCATGGTTGATAACCCTTTGAATCAGCTCTCTACTCTAGCAGGGCAGTTGTCCAGTTTGCCACCTGAAAATCAAAACCCTGCATCCCCTGATGTAGTTCCCTGCCCTGATGAAAAGCCTTTCATGATTCAGCAGCCCTCCACCCAAGCAGTAGTTTCTGCGGTATCAGCAAGTATTCCTCAGAGCTCCTCTCCCACAAGCCCAGAACCTCGGCCATCCCATAGTCAAAGGAACTATAGTCCAGTGGCAGGTCCAAGCAGTGAGCCAAGTGCCCACACGAGCACTCCCAGCATAGGAAACAGCCAGCCAagcaccccagccccagccctgccggtccaggaccctcagcttcTGCACCACTGCCAGCACTGTGATATGTACTTTGCAGACAACATCCTTTACACTATTCATATGGGATGTCATGGGTATGAAAATCCTTTTCAGTGTAATATATGTGGATGCAAATGTAAAAACAAGTATGATTTTGCCTGTCATTTTGCAAGAGGGCAGCATAACCAACATTGA